The Roseovarius indicus genome has a segment encoding these proteins:
- the motA gene encoding flagellar motor stator protein MotA, with product MTIIIGFLLVIGLVFGGYILSGGEMGIITHALPFEGMMIGGAALGSFVAANSFSNIKATFKSLVKALKGPNWNSQDYKDLLNLMFTLARIYNKQGILALDEHIENPKESDIFSAYPKIQKDHFAMDLITDSFRMLAMQFDDPFHTEDVINKKLKKHHHEVLVAPHSLSTVADALPAIGIVAAVLGVIKTMSSIDKPPAVLGAMIGGALVGTFLGVFLAYLFVAPVSNRLTAIEEQDGAFYSVIRDIFVAILHDHSPQICVEIGRGNIPTNLQPTFYEMEEARQDLAEAA from the coding sequence ATGACTATTATCATCGGGTTCTTGCTGGTCATCGGCCTTGTCTTCGGTGGCTACATTCTATCCGGCGGCGAGATGGGGATTATTACCCACGCCCTGCCCTTCGAAGGCATGATGATTGGAGGCGCGGCGCTGGGGTCTTTCGTTGCGGCAAATTCCTTCAGCAACATCAAGGCGACATTCAAATCCCTGGTGAAGGCACTCAAGGGGCCAAACTGGAATTCCCAAGACTACAAAGACCTGCTCAATCTGATGTTCACGCTGGCCCGCATCTACAACAAGCAGGGTATCCTTGCGCTCGACGAGCACATAGAAAACCCGAAGGAAAGCGACATCTTTTCGGCCTATCCGAAAATACAAAAAGACCATTTCGCCATGGACCTGATCACCGACAGCTTCCGGATGTTGGCGATGCAGTTCGATGATCCGTTTCACACGGAAGACGTCATCAACAAGAAACTGAAAAAGCACCACCACGAGGTCCTTGTCGCACCGCACAGCTTGTCTACCGTTGCCGACGCTCTTCCGGCGATCGGTATCGTCGCGGCCGTTCTGGGCGTCATCAAGACGATGAGTTCGATCGACAAACCACCTGCCGTGCTCGGCGCAATGATCGGCGGCGCTCTGGTCGGGACTTTCCTCGGGGTCTTCCTTGCCTATCTTTTCGTGGCCCCCGTGTCGAACCGGCTTACGGCGATCGAAGAACAAGACGGAGCTTTCTATTCAGTCATCCGCGACATTTTCGTTGCCATTCTTCACGATCATTCGCCGCAAATCTGTGTCGAAATCGGCCGTGGCAACATTCCGACGAACCTGCAGCCGACGTTCTACGAAATGGAAGAGGCCCGTCAGGACCTTGCCGAGGCCGCCTGA
- a CDS encoding MucR family transcriptional regulator — MRNNHSVVKHTMSDADRQTDSEASPPQIESFGHIVAAFASREAATVDEIMQLAERLSPLLLGAERQFAAGSDAVSNEINAQQTSPVAPALPIENAVKQDKVFCLCCGRGFTMLKRHLKAEHGLTEDQYRARFGLSDDFPLVAPSYSERKAMYAKRIGLGKYEREKSEYGQPSNP; from the coding sequence ATGCGCAACAATCATTCAGTGGTGAAACACACCATGTCAGATGCCGACCGTCAAACGGACTCAGAAGCATCGCCCCCTCAGATCGAGAGCTTTGGGCACATCGTTGCGGCCTTTGCGTCGCGAGAGGCGGCGACCGTGGACGAGATCATGCAACTTGCTGAACGGCTCTCACCCTTGCTTCTCGGGGCAGAGCGTCAGTTTGCCGCCGGGTCCGATGCGGTATCGAATGAGATCAACGCCCAGCAGACAAGCCCTGTCGCGCCGGCCCTTCCCATTGAAAATGCCGTAAAGCAGGACAAGGTATTCTGCCTGTGCTGTGGACGCGGCTTTACGATGCTCAAGCGACATCTCAAAGCTGAACACGGTTTGACCGAAGATCAGTACAGGGCCCGCTTCGGGCTTTCGGATGATTTTCCCCTGGTCGCGCCCAGCTATTCCGAGCGGAAAGCGATGTATGCCAAGCGAATTGGCCTGGGCAAGTACGAGCGCGAAAAATCCGAATACGGACAGCCCTCCAACCCTTGA
- the flgA gene encoding flagellar basal body P-ring formation chaperone FlgA, which produces MTLFPSKARMLAVLLLAVLVTPGLATAERLTKLIEERAVGNFSGVFPASGRYDIKLVDETRTEAEYIAEFWMDERSGKFIANAVSDTGDIFRIWGVATLTVPVPLPIARKLPGELVSESDIEMFRLPYARLGAFAILDREALVGMEVRRMLPANQPVARQSVMAPTLVERGEIVTIEYRMGGLHLNARGRSLADAHLGQELRVVNLSGNKTITAVARAEGVVVVER; this is translated from the coding sequence ATGACGCTCTTTCCTTCAAAAGCCCGGATGCTGGCTGTTCTTTTGTTGGCAGTCCTAGTGACACCTGGTCTCGCAACAGCCGAACGGCTGACAAAACTGATAGAGGAACGCGCCGTCGGCAATTTCAGCGGGGTCTTTCCGGCATCCGGTCGATACGACATCAAGCTGGTCGACGAAACCCGCACCGAAGCGGAATACATCGCTGAATTCTGGATGGACGAGCGCTCTGGAAAATTCATAGCCAACGCGGTTTCCGACACGGGGGACATCTTTCGTATCTGGGGTGTCGCCACGCTCACGGTGCCCGTCCCGCTTCCAATCGCACGAAAGCTCCCCGGAGAGCTTGTTTCCGAAAGCGATATCGAGATGTTCAGATTGCCCTACGCCAGGTTGGGCGCGTTCGCGATACTCGACCGGGAAGCGCTTGTCGGTATGGAGGTGCGGCGCATGCTGCCTGCAAACCAGCCCGTCGCGCGCCAATCGGTTATGGCGCCGACCTTGGTGGAACGAGGCGAGATCGTGACGATCGAATATCGAATGGGTGGACTGCACCTGAACGCAAGAGGCCGGTCGCTGGCCGACGCGCATCTGGGCCAGGAGCTTCGTGTCGTCAACCTGTCCGGGAACAAAACGATCACGGCAGTCGCACGAGCGGAAGGTGTCGTGGTGGTCGAAAGATGA
- a CDS encoding winged helix-turn-helix domain-containing protein: protein MFSVSLIFETCDQLALRYLFEGVLGVSSFVSASIERVEECLDEEELPPLWILGGDRKPARVLQLVRKVKKRDPSAAVVVLSRGGSDDFAAQAFKAGAADVLKEIGSLEVFTYRLRARLAGNEILTGLDFDDVTWDTEDFVSQRAGLTATESQIMHLMIHQDGQLVTRDQMSRAIDKKPWSYGDRKFDVHVAKLRKKLKSRFGEKIHVSTVRSAGYKLYVS, encoded by the coding sequence ATGTTTTCAGTCAGTTTGATCTTTGAAACCTGTGATCAACTCGCGCTGAGGTATCTTTTCGAGGGCGTATTGGGTGTTTCGTCCTTTGTAAGTGCGTCCATCGAGCGCGTAGAGGAATGCCTCGACGAGGAGGAGCTGCCGCCGCTTTGGATACTTGGCGGAGATCGGAAGCCGGCCCGCGTGCTGCAACTTGTTCGAAAAGTCAAAAAGAGAGATCCCTCTGCGGCTGTTGTTGTGCTGTCACGCGGGGGGAGTGACGACTTTGCTGCGCAGGCATTCAAGGCGGGGGCCGCAGACGTTTTGAAGGAAATAGGGTCGCTCGAGGTGTTCACCTACAGATTGCGCGCGCGTCTTGCCGGGAATGAGATATTGACCGGCCTCGACTTCGATGACGTGACCTGGGACACGGAGGATTTTGTTTCCCAGCGCGCAGGGCTTACAGCGACAGAAAGCCAGATAATGCATCTGATGATCCATCAAGATGGGCAATTGGTTACACGTGATCAAATGAGCCGGGCGATCGACAAGAAGCCGTGGAGCTACGGTGACCGCAAGTTCGACGTGCATGTCGCCAAGCTGAGAAAGAAGCTGAAGTCGCGCTTCGGAGAGAAAATCCACGTCTCTACTGTTCGATCAGCCGGATACAAGCTCTATGTGAGTTGA
- a CDS encoding flagellar basal body L-ring protein FlgH encodes MREFLKMNTGNKLRLATLAGLVVLTSGCTNLSELRDPQTTDMVLDGETMPEVNRISIPMPEPKPVAAPVRAEASSLWGRETKSFFQDKRAKAVGDLLTVKIDIDDEAQLRNATGRSRDGSLNAGNPVALGEQLITPDGDLVDLRSDSSTSSEGQVKRNEKISLRVASTIIKRLPNGNFVIAGRQEVKVNYELRELRIAGIVRPVDINLDNSISYDKIAEARISYGGRGQISSLQRARYGEDILEVILPY; translated from the coding sequence ATGAGAGAATTTCTGAAGATGAATACCGGAAACAAGCTGCGCCTGGCGACCCTTGCCGGATTGGTTGTGCTGACTTCGGGATGCACCAATCTCAGCGAGCTCAGGGATCCGCAGACAACAGATATGGTACTGGACGGCGAGACCATGCCGGAGGTCAACCGAATAAGCATTCCCATGCCGGAGCCCAAGCCAGTTGCAGCACCGGTGCGTGCAGAGGCCTCAAGCCTCTGGGGCAGAGAGACCAAGAGCTTCTTTCAGGACAAGAGGGCAAAGGCGGTCGGCGACCTGCTGACGGTCAAGATAGATATCGACGACGAAGCCCAGTTGCGCAACGCCACCGGCCGATCGAGAGACGGATCGCTGAATGCAGGCAATCCCGTTGCCCTCGGAGAGCAGCTCATCACGCCAGATGGAGATCTGGTGGACCTGCGGTCAGACTCGAGCACCAGCAGTGAAGGCCAGGTCAAACGGAACGAGAAGATCAGTCTCAGGGTCGCCTCGACCATAATCAAGAGACTGCCGAACGGGAACTTCGTTATCGCCGGCCGGCAGGAGGTCAAGGTAAACTACGAGCTCCGGGAGCTGCGCATTGCCGGTATCGTCCGGCCGGTAGACATCAATCTCGACAACTCGATCAGCTATGACAAGATTGCCGAAGCCCGAATATCCTACGGTGGGCGCGGGCAAATATCTTCACTTCAGCGGGCGCGGTACGGAGAGGATATACTCGAAGTCATCCTGCCCTACTGA
- the flgF gene encoding flagellar basal-body rod protein FlgF has protein sequence MGQTGNVSLSLATVLEKSLNMTSHNLANASTAGYKTVNPVFKSTAGGQANGAETVHFVQSTGTYLDTTQGSVFRTDNPLDIAVSGDGWLAFETDGGAPAYGRFGQLVLNADGQMVTAAGRPILDVNGGPITLPAEVGTNVTIAADGSVTDEQNNILGQIGVFDVPNAETLAPIGRGLYAAEGGEALAPAEEARVLQGYLEASNVEPVLEMTRLIDIQRAYEGSIKLMTEEDELTKQVIQRLGRRS, from the coding sequence ATGGGACAGACAGGCAACGTATCGCTCTCGCTCGCGACGGTCTTGGAGAAGAGCCTCAACATGACCTCGCACAACCTCGCGAACGCCTCCACTGCCGGATACAAAACCGTGAACCCGGTGTTTAAGTCGACAGCCGGCGGACAGGCCAACGGCGCCGAAACGGTTCATTTCGTGCAGAGCACCGGCACATACCTGGATACAACCCAAGGATCGGTCTTTCGCACCGACAATCCGCTCGACATCGCAGTTTCCGGCGATGGATGGCTCGCCTTCGAAACAGATGGCGGAGCCCCGGCTTATGGCCGCTTCGGCCAGCTCGTGCTGAACGCCGATGGACAGATGGTCACGGCTGCAGGTCGTCCAATCCTCGACGTGAACGGTGGCCCGATCACCCTGCCCGCCGAAGTGGGAACAAACGTTACCATTGCCGCCGACGGAAGTGTGACGGACGAGCAGAACAACATACTCGGGCAGATCGGGGTTTTCGATGTTCCCAATGCGGAAACTCTAGCGCCGATCGGACGCGGTCTCTACGCCGCAGAAGGCGGCGAAGCTCTCGCACCGGCCGAGGAGGCGAGAGTACTTCAGGGGTACCTCGAGGCCAGCAACGTGGAACCGGTGCTGGAAATGACGCGCCTTATCGACATTCAGCGCGCCTACGAGGGGTCGATCAAGCTCATGACGGAAGAAGACGAGCTGACGAAGCAGGTCATTCAAAGGCTTGGGCGCAGGTCTTAG
- the flgG gene encoding flagellar basal-body rod protein FlgG, giving the protein MKALGIAATGMLAQQTNVDVIANNIANANTTGFKSGRAAFQDLMYQSVEREGALTAGDGTSRPVGLDVGLGAQVSGVIRLNSQGGLLSTENQLDLAIEGRGHFILNRPDGTQVYTRDGSFQLNAEGQLVSLTGYEVEPAIVVPELTRQVEISQTGVVMAYVENDPNPVQLGQLTIATFVNEAGMQPIGDNLMEETTASGEAIQSNPGDEGVGVLQQGYLENSNVNTIQEVTSLISAQRAYEMNSKAVETADQMMMTVNQMK; this is encoded by the coding sequence ATGAAGGCTCTGGGTATCGCCGCAACAGGCATGCTGGCGCAACAGACCAACGTGGATGTTATCGCCAACAACATCGCCAACGCCAACACCACCGGGTTCAAAAGCGGTCGCGCCGCGTTTCAGGATCTGATGTATCAATCCGTCGAGCGCGAAGGCGCGCTGACCGCGGGCGACGGGACGTCACGGCCGGTCGGCCTCGATGTCGGTCTGGGGGCTCAGGTCTCGGGTGTGATCCGGCTCAACTCTCAAGGTGGCCTACTTTCCACTGAGAACCAGTTGGACCTGGCAATCGAGGGGCGCGGTCATTTCATCCTGAATCGCCCCGACGGGACCCAAGTGTACACGCGCGATGGCAGCTTTCAGCTTAATGCCGAGGGCCAGCTCGTGTCGTTGACCGGATATGAAGTTGAGCCGGCAATCGTGGTTCCCGAACTCACGAGGCAAGTCGAAATAAGCCAGACCGGGGTTGTGATGGCCTATGTCGAAAATGACCCGAACCCCGTTCAACTTGGCCAGTTGACCATTGCGACTTTCGTCAACGAGGCTGGCATGCAGCCGATTGGCGACAACCTGATGGAAGAAACAACCGCCTCGGGCGAGGCGATCCAGTCCAACCCGGGAGACGAGGGAGTGGGCGTTCTTCAGCAAGGGTATCTCGAAAACTCGAACGTCAACACCATTCAGGAAGTGACCAGCCTTATCTCGGCACAGCGCGCCTACGAGATGAACTCCAAGGCCGTTGAAACAGCCGATCAAATGATGATGACCGTAAACCAGATGAAGTAG
- a CDS encoding flagellar hook-length control protein FliK, with protein sequence MGQDLFGDNADTLEPDAGPAWQGMPHATGGGEELSADTLSIGAETPLEALPVESGDGEAVDEQYLLPTGGVDASFPLARAEGSVAPSSSFSDLTETIEAMAASGEASSVTGADASVMDLAALGLPVSSIEPVATDAEPEVPVISNLVDVARDLKTGEWPGVAALVARLHGNVMAEGPRSYTFPAFVEGLLQTWQGPAGAVAANVPVGGTLEIPSGPGGLGAQTSAGQGTAVGAALAASQATAAQVLSFSDTVSQGSLAVEPDSEGQDIRSATQTTAMETSFAIAAKVNQPGTQSTGKPSQAAFEKIELAMASAAIEERMARAAPVDTSVLQNLTGTIREPSEVQGSVVPNRSEPGNGFAQAMLAQIRKVELSENQTRIALRPRGLGEIEIEVLGGREATTKVVVRVESPAVLSALNESRELLANALRLSDGGQLEFQDWQSGGGNHPERQAEQGIDQLQSSAEPGDPEQTILYSGRLNLIT encoded by the coding sequence ATGGGGCAGGATTTGTTTGGGGATAACGCCGATACGCTTGAGCCTGACGCCGGTCCAGCTTGGCAAGGCATGCCGCATGCGACAGGTGGGGGAGAAGAGCTAAGCGCTGACACGCTTTCGATTGGGGCGGAAACACCGCTCGAGGCTTTGCCAGTCGAGAGCGGCGATGGTGAGGCAGTAGACGAACAGTATTTGCTTCCGACAGGGGGCGTGGATGCCAGTTTCCCGCTCGCGAGGGCAGAGGGATCAGTGGCGCCCTCAAGTTCATTTTCCGACCTGACCGAGACGATCGAAGCAATGGCGGCTTCGGGTGAGGCCTCGAGCGTCACAGGGGCCGATGCCAGCGTGATGGATCTGGCGGCGCTTGGGCTTCCCGTATCGTCCATAGAGCCAGTGGCAACCGACGCCGAGCCGGAGGTGCCGGTCATCTCGAATCTGGTCGATGTGGCCCGTGACCTGAAGACGGGAGAATGGCCCGGGGTTGCAGCGTTGGTTGCGCGACTACATGGAAACGTTATGGCCGAGGGGCCGCGCTCATATACGTTCCCCGCCTTCGTAGAGGGATTGCTGCAAACATGGCAGGGGCCGGCCGGTGCCGTTGCTGCTAATGTTCCGGTGGGCGGTACCCTTGAAATTCCATCGGGTCCGGGTGGTCTTGGTGCGCAGACGTCGGCCGGGCAGGGAACTGCCGTCGGTGCGGCTTTGGCGGCTTCGCAGGCGACAGCTGCGCAAGTTCTTTCATTTTCTGACACAGTTTCGCAAGGCAGCTTGGCCGTCGAGCCGGATAGCGAAGGGCAAGACATACGGTCAGCAACCCAAACGACGGCCATGGAAACGAGTTTTGCGATTGCTGCGAAGGTCAACCAGCCGGGTACTCAATCTACAGGGAAACCATCGCAGGCTGCATTTGAAAAGATCGAGCTTGCGATGGCATCCGCTGCCATTGAGGAACGGATGGCAAGAGCTGCGCCCGTTGATACATCGGTACTGCAAAACCTGACCGGCACCATTCGCGAGCCTTCCGAAGTGCAAGGGTCGGTTGTTCCGAACCGGTCAGAACCAGGCAACGGGTTCGCCCAGGCGATGCTGGCGCAGATCAGGAAAGTAGAGCTTTCGGAAAACCAAACGCGTATCGCGTTGCGGCCGCGCGGTTTGGGCGAGATTGAAATAGAAGTCCTGGGAGGCCGGGAGGCGACCACCAAAGTGGTCGTAAGAGTTGAAAGCCCGGCGGTGCTTTCTGCTTTGAACGAAAGCCGCGAGCTCTTGGCAAACGCCCTGCGCCTTTCAGACGGCGGTCAGCTTGAATTTCAGGACTGGCAATCCGGAGGCGGCAACCATCCGGAACGGCAGGCCGAACAAGGAATAGACCAATTGCAATCAAGCGCCGAGCCTGGCGACCCGGAACAGACTATCCTCTATTCCGGTCGTTTGAATCTTATTACGTGA
- a CDS encoding flagellar motor protein MotB — protein sequence MAANAQAKIIRRIEVTEESGHHGGGWKVAYADFMTAMMAFFLLLWILSSSDEQKLRGIAEYFTNATMPSGSGVLDGATLGPPGTLTASNGTIVARGAELGKFDDPSPAKWEIKDTTPTYDPNQKALGSERGKHENPAAGNAADTMPKAKPGVPQHPGTDDATGQASSSAQAPNPREEQQENFRNLKAEIMQAMQDTPDLRPLMNHVIFDETEEGLQIQIIDQEGQPMFASGRAEMLSATEKLLTRLGTSLAKLENRMVISGHTDAVPFTKATNYDNWDLSSDRAHATRRIFESAGVSEDRFIRVSGLAASDALRPEDPNHPSNRRVTIQLQYESTGMSDRAASGTGETMLHPSTSETQSVKTADATKKTQAEPDVVVSFENDVFTDLRNALR from the coding sequence ATGGCGGCGAACGCGCAAGCTAAGATCATTCGCAGAATCGAGGTCACCGAAGAAAGCGGGCACCACGGCGGCGGCTGGAAAGTGGCTTATGCGGACTTCATGACCGCCATGATGGCGTTTTTCCTGTTGCTCTGGATTCTGTCGTCATCAGATGAACAGAAGCTGCGCGGGATCGCCGAGTATTTCACGAACGCCACCATGCCAAGTGGTAGCGGTGTTTTGGACGGGGCCACATTGGGCCCGCCCGGAACGCTCACGGCGTCGAATGGAACGATCGTAGCCCGCGGCGCGGAGCTGGGGAAATTCGATGACCCCTCGCCTGCGAAATGGGAAATCAAGGATACGACTCCGACATACGATCCCAACCAGAAGGCCCTCGGGTCTGAACGCGGCAAGCACGAGAACCCGGCCGCCGGAAACGCGGCCGATACGATGCCGAAGGCCAAACCCGGCGTTCCGCAACACCCCGGCACCGACGATGCGACCGGACAGGCCAGCTCATCGGCTCAGGCTCCCAATCCTCGCGAGGAACAGCAAGAGAACTTCAGAAATCTCAAAGCCGAAATCATGCAGGCCATGCAGGATACACCTGATCTGCGGCCTCTAATGAACCACGTGATATTCGACGAGACAGAAGAAGGTCTTCAAATCCAGATCATCGACCAGGAAGGCCAACCGATGTTCGCAAGCGGACGGGCCGAAATGTTGAGCGCAACCGAGAAACTGTTGACGCGGCTTGGCACCTCTCTGGCAAAACTGGAAAACCGCATGGTGATCTCGGGTCATACCGACGCGGTCCCCTTCACCAAGGCGACAAACTACGATAACTGGGATCTGTCCAGCGACCGGGCCCACGCGACACGACGCATTTTCGAAAGCGCCGGCGTCTCGGAAGATCGCTTCATTCGGGTTTCGGGCCTTGCTGCCTCGGACGCACTGCGACCCGAAGATCCCAATCACCCGTCCAACCGCCGCGTGACGATCCAGCTTCAGTATGAGAGCACAGGCATGTCGGACCGTGCCGCATCGGGCACCGGCGAAACCATGTTGCATCCGTCTACGTCAGAGACACAATCCGTCAAAACGGCCGATGCAACCAAGAAGACGCAAGCCGAACCAGACGTCGTCGTTTCATTCGAGAACGACGTCTTCACAGACTTGAGAAACGCGCTCCGCTGA
- a CDS encoding sigma-70 family RNA polymerase sigma factor, producing the protein MTVLLRAAGAMPLLDQGRERELLTDWQENGAREALEELIVSHERMVLSVVAKMGAGIQDREELISEGYLGLIKAANLFDLDRDVRFSTYARWWVRNHVTTTYMRLRTIVDGPRGTTRGVGPNLAPVTSDNDLVDELHCPEKTAEEQLINKSDSESARKSIVDAMQELSSFEREIIIARNLQTPSATIDVLSERFGVSGERLRQIERRAMSRLKYELLCRGVTSFRVM; encoded by the coding sequence ATGACCGTCCTTTTAAGGGCAGCCGGTGCGATGCCTCTCCTGGACCAGGGTCGAGAACGGGAATTGCTTACCGACTGGCAGGAAAACGGCGCCAGGGAAGCGCTTGAGGAATTGATTGTCAGCCACGAGAGAATGGTTCTCAGCGTAGTCGCCAAGATGGGAGCCGGCATTCAGGATCGCGAGGAATTGATATCTGAAGGATATCTTGGATTGATCAAAGCCGCTAACCTTTTTGACCTTGATCGCGATGTCAGGTTTTCAACATATGCACGGTGGTGGGTGCGAAACCACGTAACGACGACGTATATGAGGCTTCGGACCATAGTTGACGGTCCGAGAGGAACCACCCGTGGGGTGGGGCCGAACCTTGCCCCGGTCACCAGCGACAACGATCTTGTTGATGAGCTGCATTGCCCGGAAAAGACCGCAGAAGAGCAGTTGATCAACAAATCGGACTCCGAGAGCGCTCGGAAGAGCATCGTCGACGCCATGCAGGAACTGTCCAGTTTCGAGCGAGAGATCATCATCGCCAGGAACCTGCAGACGCCGTCTGCGACGATTGATGTGCTTTCTGAGCGGTTTGGGGTGTCCGGTGAACGACTTCGCCAGATCGAGCGGCGCGCGATGTCTCGGCTCAAGTACGAGCTGCTTTGCCGCGGCGTTACATCGTTTCGAGTGATGTGA
- a CDS encoding flagellar hook assembly protein FlgD: MDTLTSVSNLNRAGTTSNGAQSLSQLSDDYTQFLSLLTAQISNQDPLSPMDSTQFVAQLAQMSQVEQAVQTNLNLENLRADLGAYAVASGSQLIGQTVSVASNTVMLEDGQTDTYYRLGGEAAKVTAEIQDPLGRVIRTLSGLSGEANTHNPLTWDGRDDYGNPVLNGRYTVTITALDAEDKPLPGLVFRDAEIKEVMIDSGQMFFDVGGDEIVGHGSILAIR; the protein is encoded by the coding sequence ATGGACACTCTTACATCTGTTTCAAATCTGAATCGGGCGGGCACTACCTCGAACGGAGCGCAGTCTCTGAGCCAGCTAAGCGATGACTACACGCAGTTCCTGAGCTTGCTGACGGCGCAGATCAGTAACCAGGATCCCCTGTCCCCCATGGACAGCACTCAGTTCGTCGCCCAACTTGCGCAGATGTCACAGGTGGAACAGGCCGTGCAAACCAACCTGAACCTGGAAAATCTTCGCGCTGATCTTGGGGCTTATGCTGTTGCGAGCGGCAGTCAATTGATAGGGCAAACGGTCTCCGTCGCCTCGAACACTGTTATGCTCGAAGATGGACAGACCGACACCTACTATCGGCTCGGTGGCGAAGCTGCGAAGGTTACCGCGGAAATCCAAGACCCGCTCGGGCGCGTGATCCGAACGCTCAGCGGTCTGTCCGGGGAAGCGAATACTCACAATCCCCTGACCTGGGACGGGCGGGACGACTATGGAAATCCGGTGCTCAACGGTCGATATACTGTCACGATCACGGCGCTTGACGCGGAAGACAAACCTTTGCCGGGCTTGGTTTTCCGTGACGCAGAAATTAAAGAGGTGATGATCGATAGCGGGCAGATGTTCTTCGATGTCGGTGGCGACGAGATAGTGGGCCACGGCAGCATCCTTGCAATCCGCTGA